The Ochrobactrum quorumnocens genome has a segment encoding these proteins:
- a CDS encoding Zn-dependent hydrolase has product MSTNLPVRAIRIAEDLDALAAITEPGRPWTRRVFSPLYLEGRAYLQKRMQAAGLETRIDAAGNLIGFRKGKSVGKGVIMLGSHSDTVPEGGRFDGIAGVVTALEVTRALSDHSIELDHDLEVVDFLAEEVSPFGVSCIGSRGMTGQLPKEWLDRVSDGRTLYTAFGEVGGDAGTVLSQSRPDLAAFMELHIEQGPVLEAEHKDIGIVTAIAGISRFEIIIEGRADHAGTTPMGQRADALVAASKLVLEINEKAFELSATPGHFTATVGEFRIEPNAANVVPSLVRLLIDARAEYRDDMLNFAAWLDGACIKCAETDGVAIAGVNRVSDNNPAPSDATVLTHLEQACEKVGATHRRLASGAGHDAAWLSKVTPTAMIFVPSKGGRSHTPEEWTENSEITLGAAVLYEAVLTLDKTL; this is encoded by the coding sequence TTTATCTCGAAGGCCGTGCTTACTTGCAAAAGCGCATGCAGGCGGCGGGTCTTGAAACCCGTATTGATGCTGCCGGAAATCTGATCGGCTTTCGCAAAGGTAAAAGTGTCGGCAAAGGCGTGATCATGCTCGGATCGCATTCCGATACGGTGCCGGAAGGCGGGCGTTTTGACGGCATCGCTGGTGTTGTCACCGCGCTGGAAGTGACGCGTGCGCTAAGCGATCATAGCATTGAACTTGATCATGATCTTGAAGTGGTTGATTTTCTGGCAGAGGAAGTAAGCCCGTTTGGGGTTTCCTGCATTGGCAGTCGCGGCATGACAGGCCAGTTGCCAAAGGAATGGCTGGATCGGGTCAGCGATGGGCGCACGCTTTATACAGCTTTTGGTGAGGTTGGTGGCGATGCAGGCACTGTTCTAAGCCAGAGCCGTCCTGATCTTGCAGCCTTTATGGAGCTGCATATCGAGCAGGGGCCGGTGCTGGAAGCCGAGCATAAAGATATCGGCATTGTCACTGCCATTGCCGGTATCAGCCGGTTTGAAATCATCATCGAAGGCCGTGCAGATCATGCAGGCACCACACCGATGGGACAGCGTGCCGATGCGCTTGTCGCGGCTTCAAAACTGGTGCTGGAGATTAACGAAAAGGCCTTTGAACTTTCGGCTACGCCGGGGCATTTCACGGCAACAGTCGGTGAGTTCCGCATCGAGCCAAATGCTGCCAATGTGGTGCCTTCACTGGTGCGGCTGCTGATCGATGCACGCGCGGAATATCGCGATGATATGCTCAATTTTGCTGCATGGCTCGATGGTGCGTGCATCAAATGTGCTGAGACCGATGGTGTGGCAATTGCTGGCGTTAATCGCGTTTCGGATAACAATCCGGCGCCAAGCGATGCAACTGTGCTGACACATCTGGAGCAGGCATGTGAGAAGGTTGGTGCCACGCATCGGCGTTTGGCATCCGGTGCGGGGCACGATGCGGCATGGCTCTCGAAAGTCACGCCGACGGCGATGATTTTTGTGCCGAGCAAAGGCGGGCGCAGCCATACGCCCGAAGAATGGACCGAAAACAGCGAAATCACCTTAGGCGCAGCCGTGCTTTATGAAGCGGTGCTGACGCTCGACAAGACATTATAG
- a CDS encoding DUF917 domain-containing protein, producing the protein MGRILVEKDVEAAVKGGSVYAAGGGGWADHGRMLGYAAVSIGKPELVSIDELDDNDWIATAAAIGAPASTTPWEMQGVDYVKAVDLLQKELGEPLKGLIIGQNGKSSTLNGWLPSAVLGTKVVDAVGDIRAHPTGDMGSIGMAGSPEQMIQTAVGGNRSENRYIELVVKGATAKVSPILRAASDQSGGFIASCRNPLRASYVRTHAALGGVSMALSLGDAIIAAEAKSGHAVIDAICKNTGGHILAEGVITEKNVVYTKEAFDIGTVKVGSGDKAVTLHVMNEYMAVDDKDGQRVATFPSVITTLSEDGHALSVGELRQGMKIFILHVPMNIIPLSASVLDAAVYPSVEKAMGIEIAKYVQGVK; encoded by the coding sequence ATGGGACGCATACTCGTTGAGAAAGACGTCGAAGCCGCGGTCAAGGGCGGCTCCGTTTACGCGGCTGGCGGTGGTGGCTGGGCAGATCATGGCCGCATGTTGGGTTACGCGGCGGTGAGTATCGGCAAGCCGGAACTGGTTTCGATTGATGAACTTGATGACAATGACTGGATTGCTACGGCTGCGGCCATTGGTGCACCGGCTTCGACCACACCGTGGGAAATGCAGGGCGTTGATTACGTCAAGGCTGTCGATTTGCTGCAAAAAGAACTGGGCGAGCCGCTGAAAGGTTTGATCATCGGGCAGAACGGTAAGTCCTCGACACTCAACGGGTGGTTGCCTTCGGCCGTTCTCGGTACCAAAGTTGTCGATGCCGTGGGCGATATCCGCGCTCATCCGACTGGTGATATGGGTTCCATCGGTATGGCCGGTTCGCCTGAACAGATGATCCAGACCGCTGTTGGCGGTAATCGCTCTGAAAACCGCTATATCGAGTTGGTGGTGAAAGGTGCAACGGCGAAAGTCTCGCCAATTCTGCGTGCGGCTTCTGATCAGTCGGGCGGCTTTATCGCTTCTTGCCGTAATCCGCTGCGCGCATCTTATGTGCGAACTCATGCGGCTCTTGGCGGCGTCTCGATGGCTCTGAGCCTTGGCGACGCGATTATCGCTGCTGAAGCCAAGAGCGGTCATGCGGTGATTGATGCTATCTGCAAGAACACCGGCGGTCATATTCTGGCGGAAGGTGTAATCACGGAAAAGAACGTCGTCTACACCAAAGAAGCATTCGATATTGGCACCGTGAAGGTTGGTAGCGGCGATAAGGCCGTGACGCTTCATGTGATGAACGAATATATGGCGGTGGATGACAAGGACGGCCAGCGTGTCGCAACTTTCCCATCGGTCATCACTACGCTTTCCGAGGACGGTCATGCGCTCAGCGTTGGTGAACTGCGCCAGGGCATGAAGATTTTCATTCTGCATGTGCCGATGAACATCATCCCGCTTTCAGCCAGTGTATTGGATGCGGCGGTCTACCCTTCGGTTGAGAAAGCCATGGGCATTGAAATTGCGAAATATGTGCAGGGAGTGAAGTAA
- a CDS encoding urocanate hydratase, whose amino-acid sequence MPKANPRHPNFPIPGGSELRAKGWRQEALLRLLENVLSVGEDPENLIVYAALGKAARSWPAHGAIVKTLLEMDENQTLLIQSGKPVGLMKTHAKAPLVIMANCNIVGQWAKAEYFYDLQRKGLICWGGLTAGAWQYIGSQGVIQGTYEIFMRIAQKRFDGDLAGRFILTAGLGGMGGAQPLAGRMAGAAILCVDIDPERARMRKEIGYLQEIAPDLDTALAMIDQAVKEKRALSVGLVGNAAEIYPEIARRGIVPDIVTDQTSAHDLVYGYVPKGMSLGQVKGLREDGQGQLMAASRASIVEHVTAMLDFQKKGSEVFDNGNLIRTQAREGGVENAFDIPIFTEAYLRPLFARAIGPFRWMATSGEESDIAKIDDVLLEMFADNHIVTNWIKLAREYVPFEGLPARIAWLGHGERTALALRVNEMVASGELKGPVAFSRDHLDAGAMAHPNIMTEGMKDGSDAIADWPLIDAMMLCASMADLVVVHSGGGGYAGYMTSAGVTVVADGTPEGAERLEHSLTNDTALGVIRYADAGYEESFDEIAKKNVPYIPLV is encoded by the coding sequence ATGCCAAAGGCAAATCCACGTCACCCGAATTTTCCCATACCGGGCGGTTCGGAACTTCGTGCCAAGGGCTGGCGGCAGGAAGCACTGCTGCGCCTGCTCGAAAACGTGCTTTCGGTCGGTGAAGACCCTGAAAACCTGATTGTCTATGCAGCACTTGGCAAGGCTGCGCGCAGCTGGCCTGCGCATGGTGCCATCGTCAAGACGCTCTTGGAAATGGATGAGAACCAGACATTGCTCATCCAGTCGGGCAAGCCGGTTGGTCTGATGAAAACCCACGCCAAGGCGCCGCTCGTCATCATGGCGAATTGCAATATTGTCGGGCAGTGGGCGAAGGCTGAGTATTTCTATGATTTGCAGCGCAAGGGGCTGATCTGCTGGGGCGGTCTGACCGCTGGTGCATGGCAATATATCGGCAGTCAGGGCGTTATTCAGGGCACTTATGAAATCTTCATGCGCATTGCTCAGAAACGTTTCGACGGTGATCTGGCCGGACGTTTTATCCTTACCGCCGGCCTTGGCGGCATGGGTGGCGCACAGCCGCTGGCTGGTCGTATGGCTGGTGCGGCGATCCTCTGCGTTGATATCGATCCTGAACGCGCCCGCATGCGCAAGGAAATAGGCTATTTGCAGGAAATAGCCCCTGATCTTGATACGGCACTCGCCATGATCGATCAGGCGGTGAAGGAAAAACGGGCTCTGTCCGTTGGTCTTGTTGGCAATGCCGCAGAAATCTATCCGGAAATCGCCCGTCGCGGTATCGTGCCGGATATTGTCACCGATCAGACCTCGGCGCATGATCTCGTCTATGGTTATGTGCCTAAGGGCATGAGCCTTGGTCAGGTTAAGGGCTTGCGCGAAGACGGCCAAGGCCAGTTGATGGCGGCCAGCCGCGCGTCAATCGTCGAGCACGTGACGGCGATGTTGGATTTCCAGAAAAAGGGTTCAGAAGTGTTTGACAACGGCAACCTGATCCGCACGCAGGCGCGGGAAGGCGGCGTCGAAAATGCGTTCGATATTCCGATCTTCACGGAAGCATACTTACGTCCGCTGTTTGCCCGCGCGATTGGCCCATTCCGTTGGATGGCAACGTCCGGTGAAGAAAGCGACATTGCCAAGATTGATGATGTGTTGCTGGAAATGTTTGCCGACAATCACATTGTCACCAACTGGATTAAGCTTGCGCGTGAGTATGTGCCATTTGAGGGCCTGCCAGCACGCATTGCATGGCTTGGTCATGGTGAACGCACGGCGCTGGCGCTTCGCGTCAATGAAATGGTGGCATCTGGCGAACTCAAAGGCCCTGTTGCCTTCTCGCGCGACCATCTTGATGCAGGAGCCATGGCGCATCCCAACATCATGACCGAAGGCATGAAGGATGGTTCTGACGCCATTGCTGATTGGCCGCTGATCGACGCGATGATGCTCTGCGCATCGATGGCCGATCTCGTCGTCGTGCATTCCGGCGGCGGCGGTTATGCCGGTTACATGACCAGTGCTGGTGTAACAGTGGTAGCTGATGGTACGCCGGAAGGCGCGGAGCGTCTTGAGCACTCGCTGACCAATGATACGGCGCTTGGTGTCATTCGTTATGCCGATGCAGGCTACGAAGAGTCTTTTGACGAAATCGCCAAGAAGAACGTGCCTTATATTCCGCTTGTCTAA
- a CDS encoding Crp/Fnr family transcriptional regulator — protein sequence MAVSTDDAKTFRHFLESPPIGAVFEESDFGIISSLPVSVKTYAPHTVVSSQGDWANSLHIIKGGWGCIYRDLADGDRQILDFPMKGDFLGFRTGIGFNYYTLISVTELSVFELSLDHLTECLSKSPRLAMTFMELMARQRAILVEHIISIGRRSALVRVAHLLLELGHRARLNGTGNEDRFFCPLTQSELGDALGLTPIHINRMLRELRSDDLLTFRNNTVEFLNRAALVHISSFDEDYLSMEIFPRFRTNR from the coding sequence ATGGCGGTCAGCACTGACGACGCAAAAACATTTCGCCATTTCCTCGAAAGCCCCCCAATCGGTGCGGTCTTTGAAGAGAGCGATTTCGGCATCATCAGTTCACTTCCAGTGTCCGTCAAAACTTACGCGCCTCATACTGTTGTCAGCAGTCAAGGTGATTGGGCTAATTCTCTCCATATCATTAAAGGGGGGTGGGGCTGCATCTACCGCGATCTCGCTGACGGCGACCGGCAGATCCTCGACTTTCCGATGAAGGGTGACTTTCTCGGCTTCAGAACCGGAATCGGATTTAATTATTATACTCTGATCTCGGTCACTGAACTTTCGGTCTTCGAGCTTTCTCTGGATCATCTCACAGAATGTCTGTCAAAATCCCCCCGCCTTGCCATGACCTTCATGGAATTGATGGCGAGACAACGCGCAATCCTTGTGGAACATATTATCAGCATCGGACGGCGCAGCGCCCTCGTACGCGTGGCCCATCTATTGTTAGAGCTTGGTCATCGCGCACGATTGAACGGAACAGGAAATGAGGACCGTTTCTTCTGTCCCCTTACTCAATCAGAACTTGGCGATGCACTCGGACTTACGCCGATACATATCAATCGGATGTTACGCGAATTGCGAAGTGACGATTTACTGACATTTCGAAACAACACGGTTGAATTTCTCAACCGTGCCGCTCTGGTTCATATCTCCAGTTTCGATGAAGACTATCTCTCAATGGAGATTTTTCCCCGTTTCCGCACGAACCGATAG
- a CDS encoding response regulator transcription factor, whose translation MNVSPHFNSVSSEIKNNSHINTKDAANKSADSFDSLLPLLVIIDNRALDRECLAHGLTNHSIEMSIATFSSFEQWQHQRRGRTVSAVLFNIGGQKVSDPAVGNYLNRIVSDCAPAPVIILADKEEISQVLKALDYGVRGYIPTSVNVNVCVEALRLAMAGGTFVPASSVLALRNATDPNSHRIQPLGGMFTQRQAEVVNALRRGKANKIIAYELKLRESTVKVHIRNIMKKLKASNRTEVACIINELFPSETSFSDIH comes from the coding sequence ATGAACGTTTCTCCGCATTTCAATAGCGTAAGCAGTGAAATAAAAAATAATAGTCACATTAACACCAAAGATGCAGCAAACAAATCCGCAGATTCATTCGACAGTTTGTTGCCATTACTTGTTATCATCGACAACCGTGCGTTGGATCGTGAATGTCTGGCACATGGGCTAACCAACCACAGTATAGAGATGTCGATCGCGACATTCAGCTCCTTCGAGCAATGGCAGCATCAACGCCGGGGACGTACTGTAAGTGCCGTACTTTTTAATATAGGCGGTCAAAAAGTTTCGGATCCTGCAGTAGGCAATTATCTGAACCGTATAGTCAGTGACTGCGCACCGGCACCAGTCATTATTCTCGCGGACAAAGAGGAAATCTCCCAGGTCCTCAAGGCGCTCGATTATGGTGTAAGGGGTTATATTCCAACATCCGTCAATGTGAATGTATGTGTGGAGGCTTTACGGCTGGCCATGGCTGGAGGAACCTTTGTTCCTGCAAGCAGCGTTCTTGCGCTTCGTAACGCCACTGATCCCAACTCGCACCGGATTCAACCGTTAGGCGGCATGTTTACCCAGCGTCAGGCAGAGGTTGTTAATGCGTTACGTCGTGGCAAGGCAAACAAGATTATCGCGTATGAACTCAAGCTTCGGGAAAGTACCGTTAAAGTTCATATTCGTAACATCATGAAGAAACTAAAGGCGTCCAATCGCACAGAAGTTGCCTGCATTATCAACGAACTGTTTCCGTCGGAAACATCTTTTTCCGACATCCATTAA
- a CDS encoding GumC family protein — protein MIISDVSSGNARQPLADVLETIKRRKTLLIVPVAAGAFIGFVGYLTAPVSYVSESVLVLDMRRVQALPNESAITPLPQDSPVLRSELDIISSRMMARKVIDILQAENVVVPTEFRSRTVLSSASDSVTREREARDVDPVARERQRIDLLLSRLRVNNDGRSYTIFISYRAPDPIYAAKVANAFVTAYLDHQIDVQQSAARRVSEWLGEKLVTLRSNLEDAERAAEDFRQKSRLAGDPGQISFQAQRVAALNTEIVAATGAVSLAEARLRTAESLKTNNEAPAMTEVLASPAIQTLRNEQARVERQLDELKSNGALKSSEIPVLTAEREALKQQITAQVDEITKSLGNEIQIARQRRVGLEEALKSAEVELGDANQAQVKAVQLDREANASRTVYESYLTRYKQLIEQDGIAVPEAQMISAAEPAMAKAGPNLANWLLLGLGLGGLAALVGTVLRETFDKIRPAQTASFILPGIPAATLLPLTRQLTVPMLVNRGLDPATAFGRAIKSVHDRLRLLTRGRDSLALSVVSLTDNEGKTLLITALAQQFAASGMAVAVIDATNRHSGLSEAFGLPENEYGVTSFGRVLPGATLIHDHSSGIDIITPGKQLQEGEWLADLIAQLRSDHKIILVDLPAVMEDKRSLLLSRATDTAILVVQPDRKDQHANLALIQTMASLGRKPALAVVNQVSTSYRNWINIAFAYCRPGARKASRFLQAAIARRNRSGADKMQDQV, from the coding sequence GTGATTATCTCCGACGTTTCATCAGGAAACGCGCGGCAGCCTCTTGCTGACGTGCTAGAAACTATAAAACGCAGAAAGACGCTGCTTATCGTTCCGGTGGCGGCGGGGGCCTTCATCGGGTTCGTAGGTTATCTCACCGCGCCGGTAAGTTACGTTTCAGAATCCGTTCTTGTGCTTGATATGCGACGTGTACAAGCACTTCCAAACGAGAGTGCTATCACCCCACTACCTCAGGATAGTCCAGTTCTGCGTTCTGAACTCGATATCATCAGTTCACGCATGATGGCACGTAAGGTTATAGACATTCTACAAGCTGAAAATGTCGTCGTGCCCACTGAGTTCCGCTCACGCACAGTGCTTTCTTCTGCATCTGATAGTGTAACGCGGGAGCGTGAAGCACGCGATGTAGACCCTGTAGCACGCGAACGCCAGAGGATTGATCTTTTACTCTCACGACTACGTGTAAACAACGATGGTCGATCCTATACAATATTCATTTCATATCGTGCACCAGATCCCATTTACGCAGCAAAGGTCGCCAATGCATTCGTAACGGCTTACCTTGATCATCAGATCGATGTGCAACAATCGGCTGCGCGACGCGTGAGTGAATGGCTTGGGGAAAAGCTCGTGACGTTGCGCAGCAATCTGGAAGACGCCGAGCGCGCTGCTGAAGACTTCAGACAAAAATCGCGGCTCGCTGGAGATCCAGGACAAATCAGTTTCCAGGCTCAACGTGTTGCCGCACTAAACACTGAAATCGTTGCGGCAACAGGCGCGGTATCACTTGCGGAAGCACGGCTTCGCACGGCTGAGTCTCTGAAAACAAACAATGAAGCGCCCGCTATGACCGAAGTGTTAGCCTCACCGGCAATCCAGACACTTCGCAATGAGCAAGCGCGTGTTGAGCGCCAGCTGGATGAGCTGAAGTCCAACGGAGCTTTGAAAAGCTCAGAAATCCCGGTTCTCACTGCTGAACGCGAAGCTCTCAAGCAGCAGATTACAGCCCAAGTTGATGAAATCACAAAAAGCCTCGGTAACGAGATTCAAATCGCTCGACAACGGCGGGTAGGGCTCGAAGAAGCACTCAAATCCGCAGAAGTCGAACTTGGAGATGCTAATCAGGCTCAGGTCAAAGCAGTGCAACTCGATCGGGAGGCCAATGCCAGCAGGACCGTTTATGAGAGTTACCTAACGCGCTACAAACAGCTCATTGAGCAAGATGGCATTGCAGTCCCTGAAGCGCAGATGATCTCTGCTGCTGAACCGGCAATGGCCAAGGCGGGGCCTAATCTCGCAAACTGGTTGTTACTTGGTTTGGGACTGGGTGGACTGGCCGCGCTTGTAGGCACGGTTTTGAGAGAAACTTTCGATAAAATTCGTCCCGCTCAGACAGCGTCTTTTATACTGCCCGGAATTCCCGCAGCGACCCTGCTTCCATTGACGCGACAACTGACTGTGCCGATGCTTGTCAATCGTGGGCTCGATCCGGCGACCGCTTTCGGACGCGCGATCAAATCAGTTCATGATCGTCTGCGTTTGCTGACACGTGGGAGAGATTCACTTGCTCTTTCAGTCGTGTCTCTGACTGACAATGAGGGGAAAACCCTTCTTATTACAGCGCTGGCCCAACAGTTTGCGGCATCGGGCATGGCTGTGGCTGTCATTGATGCAACCAACCGGCATTCGGGACTATCGGAAGCTTTCGGACTTCCTGAAAATGAATATGGTGTGACGTCATTTGGCCGGGTCCTCCCGGGGGCAACTCTCATACATGACCACAGTTCAGGAATTGATATCATAACCCCTGGAAAGCAATTACAAGAGGGTGAATGGCTCGCAGATCTCATAGCCCAACTCCGCTCGGACCATAAAATTATACTGGTGGACCTACCGGCAGTGATGGAGGACAAGCGCTCGCTCCTTCTATCTCGAGCCACTGACACTGCAATTCTAGTGGTCCAGCCGGATCGAAAGGATCAGCATGCGAACCTGGCGCTCATTCAAACAATGGCGTCTTTGGGACGTAAGCCAGCGCTTGCAGTCGTCAATCAGGTCTCAACCAGCTATCGCAACTGGATCAATATTGCTTTTGCGTATTGTCGTCCGGGCGCCAGAAAAGCCAGCAGATTTCTGCAAGCGGCAATAGCGCGGCGCAATCGGTCCGGGGCTGACAAAATGCAAGATCAGGTGTGA
- a CDS encoding polysaccharide biosynthesis/export family protein: MVYRLNQFRLSAHFKAAMLSGFIAIGASNGVLAQGQAYLVSPNDVLQVTVYGQPSLTGLYPVDVDGNIGYPVVGNINVSGLTTPQISEKIASSLSEHIPGLTVTAAINQYAPVFVVGDVKAPGKYEFRPGMVALELMALGGGAGKGEAPAVTAGMQLISAQQEYADLQMQITTTSIRRVRLQAELNGTEFKYELPDSTAANKQAAALSQHMLEGEKTLFDVRRNNLAAERQALEAQSASYGDEIQTLQQSIKLHDAEIQLLQENVDSSKSLVDRGLAAKSNLRDMERDLSATRRDALELGSFLARARQNQLAVQQRIANLEEVRKSEAAGSLQELDLNIARMELRSNAQLQTMAEIAKSSGNISSSDMRQKLVFTISRNVNGAFADIVGNERTEIKPGDILRIELDMSKLTGSPS, from the coding sequence ATGGTTTATAGACTTAATCAATTCCGGTTGAGCGCCCATTTCAAAGCAGCGATGTTGTCGGGATTTATCGCTATTGGGGCGAGTAATGGGGTCTTGGCACAAGGTCAGGCATATCTCGTTAGTCCCAACGATGTTTTGCAGGTCACAGTTTACGGCCAACCATCTCTAACCGGCCTTTATCCGGTCGATGTGGATGGCAATATTGGCTATCCGGTTGTGGGCAACATCAATGTAAGCGGCCTGACAACCCCACAAATCAGTGAAAAGATTGCCAGTTCTTTGTCCGAACATATTCCGGGACTCACTGTAACTGCAGCGATCAATCAATATGCGCCGGTGTTTGTCGTAGGAGACGTCAAAGCACCCGGTAAATATGAATTTCGTCCGGGAATGGTTGCGCTTGAGCTTATGGCTTTGGGGGGAGGTGCCGGAAAAGGTGAAGCCCCAGCAGTCACGGCCGGCATGCAGCTCATTTCCGCACAACAAGAATATGCTGATTTGCAAATGCAGATCACAACGACTAGTATTCGTAGGGTCCGTCTGCAAGCTGAACTCAATGGCACAGAGTTCAAGTATGAATTACCGGATTCTACCGCTGCGAATAAGCAGGCTGCTGCACTCAGTCAGCATATGCTTGAGGGCGAAAAAACGCTGTTTGATGTCCGTCGTAATAATCTCGCAGCCGAACGTCAGGCATTGGAAGCGCAGTCGGCAAGTTATGGAGATGAGATTCAGACACTCCAGCAGAGCATCAAGCTTCACGATGCTGAAATTCAGCTTCTGCAGGAAAATGTCGATTCAAGTAAGTCTCTCGTCGATCGCGGTCTTGCCGCAAAATCCAATCTTCGTGATATGGAACGCGATCTTTCAGCAACGCGGCGCGATGCACTGGAGTTAGGGTCGTTTTTGGCGCGCGCAAGACAAAATCAACTCGCAGTGCAACAGCGTATCGCAAATCTTGAGGAAGTCCGGAAAAGCGAAGCCGCTGGTAGTCTACAGGAGCTGGATCTCAATATTGCCCGTATGGAATTGCGCAGCAATGCGCAACTTCAGACGATGGCCGAAATCGCCAAATCTTCAGGCAATATTTCATCTTCAGACATGCGTCAGAAACTGGTCTTTACAATCAGTCGGAATGTAAACGGTGCATTTGCGGACATCGTCGGCAACGAACGCACCGAGATCAAGCCTGGTGATATTTTGCGTATCGAATTGGACATGAGCAAATTAACTGGTTCACCTTCATAA